The stretch of DNA TGATTTAATGAGTTTTTTGATGGTAGACTTGGATATATAAGCAAATCTATGCACAATTTGAGACTCTAGAGTGGACACATTTCATTAGTATTTTTCTACAGAAGAAAAAACATGATGCAGGAGACTTAAACAAAAGTCTCTATGTTCTTTCAATAAGCCATTAAAGAAGCAAATTCCAGATTTTCTTTCTAATGGGTGTTTGTTGTGGAACCAATTAATTTAGTAGTAATGCATCAAGATGAGTTTAATTTttcttaatgggatagttcactcacaagggaacattttgtcattgtttactcaccctcaggttgttctaaacctgtatgagtttttttatgttgaacataaaagaagatactcttgtaatcaaacagttgattgtccccactgactttcatagtaAGTTTTTTCTTTCCCTActctggaagtcaatggggaccaacaactctttggttcttcaaaattcttcaaaatatctacttttgtgttcaacatagaaaaaaaaaacttaaacaggtttgaaacaacatgagggtgagtaaataatgacacaatgttcttttttgggtgaattactcCTTTAAAAATCCATGTACATAGATTCTGATTATACCAATTGCAGAATAAAGATATTATAAATAGCAGTTCATAAATCACAACTGCATACTGTGTAAACCTCACCTTTTGTGGGTATGTCCAGCTGATGGAAACCCTGGTGTTCCATGCAGCTGTAACGGTGCAGTTCAGTGCTAACATCTGGCCCTGTAACGTGTGGACCAAACCCGTGCTGTTCAAATACACATCCAGAATTTTATTCACTGCAAGAGAAGAAAACAGATCCaatttttaaacttaaatttagGTCCCACTTTTTGGTTCACAAAAAGAAGTTTCTCATAGAAACCTTAAGTGCTTACCTGGTCTGTGAGTCAAGAACTTGTTGCTATATTTGACTCCATTGACGACAGTCTCACAGGAAAATAGCCCGATGTAGAAGAATGTGGGACTACGTATAGTGAAACCATGCCTGCTGTTCCAGATGATGTTTCTATGATCAGGAGCTAACCGGtggaaattaaactgaaaatgtaacaaaaaggataaaaaagaaaaaaaaaattaacagctaCACCACaagcttttgcatttcttttAGGTAAAACAGAGATTTGTGCTTACACTTTGCAAAGCTCTAAAAGACTTccatttgtgtgtattgtaaacaTAAACTTGCAGTTTCAGTTTTGATCTCTTTTGGCCAGCGCACACAAGGGCTCTAATGGGTTCAACAGTGCACCGTCCTTGAGAAATTCTTGGAGAGCGGTGTTATGATTTTGTTTACTTTCATATTCAGTGGAGGAAATGTTTACAGGTTTAGACGTGACACTGTGGAAGCGTCCTGCCCTTTCTCAGGGGATCAGGTGAATGCTTTCCTCCCAGTGTGAGCTGCTCAAAATCTCCTGGTTTCTAGAAAGTACTACTGCATTAGATAAGCCCTTTACCCAGGAGTATAACAACTATAGATTATTTCTTTAAGTATGGGCACTTTTGGCCTTGTGGACTTAAAATAAACTCTTTTTAAACACATATTTTCCAATAACGATGACCAACAGTTGacaaaatgacatttctgtcatttttctAAAGCATTATGAACATTTCCACCACACTGTCATTTCCGCCACATCTTAAATGATGTATTGTGTAACAGCATTCTGTGGCGGAAATGATGGTGGTGGAAATGATTTTGGaacaaaacactgaaatatttcGGCTAACTGCACAGGTAGCAGTCTCTGTATCCTAAATACACACAATTACATAATATTTTCACCCTTTTTTTGCCAAATTTGACTAAATTTGAGCCAAAAAAAAGACGACTTTAAGACCACCAATCCACACTGGACTGAacaaaccagtgttatttttaaaactattaaaaactgtaTTCATTAACTGAAATATTACGATTTCTTTGAGTTATGATTTTGATTGacttatgattgatgatcagctgactttctcagaccacattgctaaaactgtgcaggctgcagatttgctttattaaacatcaagaagatcaaacactttctttgggaacatgctgcacaactccttgttcaagctcttgttttgtccaggctggactattgcaatgctctcttggcaggattccagccagttctatcaaaccttttcaATTAATCCATAATGTATCTTGCTGCAGCATTATGGATTAATtgaaaaggtttgatagaactggctggaatcctgccaagagagcattgcaatagtccagccgaAAGGATGCACGTCacaccaatagctgctcgcataaaaattcaaggcattgatgttggcctacaaaaccaccactggctctgcacccctttaaataaattcattgcttCAGACTAATATGCCCTCTAGAATCTTGCGTTCTGCAaatgaacatcgcttgattgtgccatcccaaagaagcacaaagtcacttttacggatttttaaattaaatgttccctcctggtgggactcaatccgagcagctgagtccttagccatcttcaagatttggctaaaaacacatctcttccatctttatttgaccctctaacactagcactctctattctaattctattcttaaaaaacgAACTAGCTTTCTAAAgcttatacaattaacaaaagcaaaaaaagacctctaagactagctttctctattctttttcgattctgtctgttttctttttatttattatattatttaaaaccccttgctatgtgtactgtgttaagctaactgagactggTTATAGtaattgtatatcattgctcttttgttgattttgattgcttccattgtcctcatctgtaagtcgctttggataaaagcgtctgctatgtgactaaatgtaaatttaaaatgtaatgtaaaggggtcatatgatgctttttaaaagattattattttatgtattcggtgtaacaaaaaaatgttgacatgctgtaatgttcaaaaaaattacataatttttcaaatactgtatattactgTAGATCCTCTATGCCCCTCCTCTCTCAGATTGTCGTAACAAAGTCTGAATTACCTCCTCTCATAGGCACTAAaatggtcatccataaaatgtgttgctgttctgttgtaagtagtCTTAAAGTTTCAAATAAAGGCCAAATACGGTGCTTTTGCTTtggcctagatacacacagcatttccctgacatggctgctttaaCACTAACTGCGGAAACTGaaaccatttcttctttctttgcgtgaacatttgggcagcattacgcaaatatttccacatagtagcgtagacatgtgggggcgtgttaacTTTGAgtgcagagtcttaactttgataaagaatatatctttggatttgagactttagtctgtgGAACCTTACAGATCTtccttatgcaccaagagcttgtaacactccaaagagaaaggaaaatttgaaatcacTTCATATGACCcgtttaaatagttatttttaagcATGAAAAAAGCACATAACATTACtataacttaaactaaaatgaaaataaaaattacaaatatgtaaTCAAATGCAATTTCAAAATcttaataaatactattaataGTACATAAAAATACTAAGATAACACTGGAACTATACTGCTACAAATATCCAGCGCCAATTTAAGCAAAAATAGGATTACTGGGCGAACATCAcatcatttaattaatatttatgaacaCTTGTAAAGTAAAAGATTGTGCCCCCTTCACCTTTGCCAACTAGTCCCACCTAAGTCTTAGGTAACCAACGTCCCTCCCTATGTTCAATGCGTATGAAAGGAGGGTGAGGATGTGGAAACGTGACTCCAGTCCATCTCCTCACATCCTGTTACTACAGGATATAGACATTATGGCTAGGTCCTCAGGTCAGCTTCTGGAAGGGCTCTGTGGCTACTTTCACAGCTTCAGCAAGAGACTATGTATTGTTCCCTACGCGAAAGGTGCAAGATTAAAGATATACTGCCAAGTGCAAAATCCTCTCAGGAAAAAAACACTCTACCAGTGTGTGACAGTCCAAGTTTGAGAAGGGTGGAGAGAACTTGTATTTATAGCacgtttactttttaaatatctgTGCGCAGGGTCGGCAGGACATAAACAAAGCAAACAGAAATTAAATGTAGTGCCTTTTTGAGCAAGGAGGGAGGATAGGGATGTCATATCACTAGCATATCCTAAAACAGTTTCCATCCTGCATGCGTGGAGCCAAAGGCAGCGCCATTGGAACTGGTCAACTTGTTCTTTTCCGTTTCCTCTTCTCATCTGAAATTCATCCCGAAATGCTTAAGTCCTTTTTTAAACCCTCTTGAGACTTTTGTTGCCATATTTGGACTCTATGTCTCCAGAGATGTAGTAGTGTATCTAATCCTAACATAAATGCACAGCAAGCCATCTTTTTAAGCTTCATTCCTCAAATCTCTGTCCATGCCACCAGCTGTGGAAGACATCAGTCTGCGTGAGGTGGTCTCGGCGTCATCTCCTTGGCTTTGTGCAGTGCCAACAAGAAAAGGAAGCTGTGGGCGCCGTTCACTCTGAGCATCGGCTTAAAGTATCCATGTCATGCTGAGCCAAAAAGACTTCTGTACATCCCATCCACATACcgtcatgaacacacacacatccgaaCTGGCACGAAGAGATGAACACTTGCCCTTATAACCTGGGGTGATCGTTTGATAAGGACAGGGAGAGTTTGTAAATGAGAGTGAGAGGATGTACTCCATGTATGGCAGTGGAAGAGTAGGGATTTGGCACGAAAAGCCTACTACAGAAGTACTTGGCACTAATGATCTGTCTTTTTCTGATTATTTGCAATAACAATTCATCACACGTCAATTTGCTCCAACATCGACTTTCAGTCCAGTGCAGCAACAGCGTTAAAGTCCTTAGAAAGCGCACACACTGCAATGTGTTTACTGTAGTGGCTGCGCACATGCACACAGAgaatgcgtgcacacacacacatactgtagatGTGCATTCTTCCTTTCATAGAGCCAAACGGAGCTGAATATAATAGAACACAAGTTCTTCAGAGAAGCTCTTGTTAAATAGCGATTTTAACGGCATTGCAAACGTGATGTAAGTAAAGAACATGAAAAAAGCAGTGCACACGAGCTGTGTCACAAATGATACACTATGCACTACGTATTTATGCACTGTGTACTGAACTGTGTAGTGTATGAATTACATAAGGATATTTTTTCATTCATAATTGTAGTTAGATAACACCCCCACCCTCTACATAATTAAAGCTTCGATGGTTGAGTGCATTaagtgtccaacattccacaatacatttttttttttggttattacgTGCATCATTTGGGTATTTAAAGTTCACTTTTGCTTTTTGGAATTTTGTGACCACACTACTTGCACTAGAATGGCACAAAATACACAAATTGGGACGCACATACGCTCATCAgaattaaatgaagaaaaaaatttctTTGGGCTTGAAATGTGAGTATAGagctgtttttctatttttataacaGAGAGATGTAAAAAATTGTCTGTTGAACACTTGAAcagatataattaaaaaaatctttagacATGAGTTTGTCCCAAAACAATCAGACAGAGCATCATAAAGCAACAAGTCATGAATACCCCTTTTAAAATAATAGATCTAGATCTCTCACATCAAACATGTCGTGTTCAGTGCTGAGAAACAGATTTCTTGTTCCTGGAAAGAGGGAAAGCTGATGTGTCTTATGAAATGAATTGTTTGACTCACAGCTGAGACACTCTCCTTGACCAACAAGACTTTGGCATCCGGGTTTGTGACTCTGCAGGGGAACACCAACGGCTCTCCCTCCTTCATGTACACCACATCTGGGATCTCCGACTGCATCTTTACAAACGGCTGCTGGCTATCTGAAACACCAATGCTGAGGTCAGGAACAAACAGACACTGCATACAAACAGTAGATGCTGACAACAATCTAGAGTCAGCAACAAATACAGAGAGAATGCATGCTTGTTATCAAATGCTCTCTCTCTGTTGTTTTCTCTGTTGCACTTTCGCCCCAGTTGCAATATTCTTGTGGCAATGAAAGGCTTTGGGTGTTGCTCGCCCCATTGTTCGAAGCTCTGGTGTTATTAAAGGAACAGAAAAAAATCTCTGAACATTTTAACAAAAGTACCCAAAGGACTGTTGGATGCTTCCTTGTCGTGCTTTGATTCAATATAAAGGACGAAGGGTGAGGCTAAATAGACATGGTCGCAAGAGCGATTGATGGTCCTCAGGGGCCTTGTTGGCTAAGCGGGGGCCACACCTAGTGACCTGGGGCACCTCTTAGCCTTCCTTAATGCCTGACCAGGGAAAATCTGAGTCTCTTCTGCCCCAGCATGCCCTTAAGGTGCCCACTCCCATGTACAGACACGCATCCCAACAAACATACACAAGGAGACATCGCATCCTCTATCCTCGTCTCCAAGTTGTCCCTCCCCCAGAGCAGCACAGGATACGGACAGCCGGGCTGAGGGAGATAGATAAGGCTGGGTACCCTGGGAAAGGCTGCCCAAGAGCTGAGCCTTTCAACAGCTGGGGCTATTTCTGTCCCCTCGAGGTAGCACGTAAATGAAAGTTATCGTTTCAATTTAGTCAAAAGTGAGAGAGGACAGTCTACGGtgtgagaaaaaaacattaaatgccaGTGTGAATCCGTGCCAGACGCTCACTTAGTCGGATGTGTTGCCTCGAGAGAAAAATGGTGTTTAGGTATTATTTGCTTCTTGAGGTTTCCTGTTTAGCCTTAAGCAACAGAAATGGTCAGTGAGATGGCCAAGCTATTAAACGGAGGCCAGTGTCGTGACAAATTTGGTCCTCTTTGGAAATCAGGTCTCTGCTAGGACCACAAGTAATCCCAGCGTACTCTCTTTAGCACCTCATTACAATTCCTCCAAAATAACATTGTTTATCACatgttgtttaaaattatttaaggTCGGATTAAACCAACAACGATGACTATAATGCTAACTACAACGCAACTATAGTGTCAACATCAGTAGACGATAACGTTACATTATTTAACGTtccactttaaatgctcaagcttttTAAAGTCCAGTGAATTTTGATTGGCTgccaatgtttttatcgttcaacTGCTAGAACATCAAACATTTTGAAAGTCATTCCAACAACACTGTTTCTATGTCATTAccattataaaataatgtaataattaaaactttataataaaatttatcaTTATAGTTACCGTCGTAGTTAGCTGAGATATTAGCATAGCATACAGATTAGCCCAATATCTTAGCTTAGCACTTACCCTACATGTGTTCATCTCCAGcctttaaacataaaaacatgctaaattaaatatttcagttcaattattcattattactgtttattatttttgtcttctctAGTTTGCTTCCTAATTTAGTTGTCAAATAAACCTGACATTTTATATTCAAAATAGTGCTGACTCCTAGGATGATCtttttgctttggataaaagcgtcagataaatgtaaatgcaatgtaTTATAAATTAACAATTTATCAACAAAGAAATTACAATATCTTCAGTTTGTTTTATTATGCACTATGTAGTAAGcagttatatacatattttaaattaatatcctTTGTGTATAATTGGTATACCTATTAAATGATAGTTGAAGACTTAATGGAGACATGATTTCAAGGAAATACACTGAAAAGAAAGGGTTTGAGGGTTCCAGCGTTCACCTGAAGCATCTTACCTCTGATGTAGACGTACACAGAGGCCTGTTTGCGCTGCTTTTGGCGGTACCTGCAGCGGTAAGAGCCAGTGTGTTGAGCTAAAGCAGGACTGAGCGTCAGGCGGCTGCAGTACTGGTTATTTTTCTTCCCGCATACAGTCTTTTCTATCTGGGTGCCGTGGTAGACTTTCGGGACGCCTGATGGCAAAACCCAATGGAGCTCCCACCGTCCCCTGAAACATCAAGTTTGGATTATACAATGAATTTTATACCTAATGGTCCAAGTACATCATGTCACTATCAGTAATCAATATATAATGGAGCCCAAAAGTTTGGGACCACTTATGAAAATTATTCTATTTTGCATTTTACTAAACTTTACTCACATAGAATGTTAGGCCAGCTCAGTCAACGTGATTTATGATTGACTAAtgatttgttagtttttttgtttgttttgtatctagttttgctttaatgacagcatcaaatgcataaaaatgcatttgcataaaatgcataaatctgATGATCAAGTTCTCCAGGATGATTTGAGAGACTGTTGTGTATATTCACTTTTGACCTTTTTGACCTTTTGAACAAAGGAGGTAACGGTCAAATTTGATTGACCATTaccttttgaaatattttagacATTTAAAGCCACAAAGTGTTCTGTTTATTGCAAGATTTAAATCAAATGACATATACCAGATCTTCAGTGTGCTCTTAAGATTTTGACCCCActcagttttttttatctttaacagTTGCATTTTACAATTTCTCACTCTAAACGTCATTCATGCTACATTCCTCCTTACTAAAATCAGTATCCAAAAAAATCAGTATCCAATTTTAACCAATTCCTCCTCCTTTAACCATGACAAATCACTCACCTGCAGTTTAGCTGAAGTGTCTGATTTCTCTCTATAATAAGCTGCTTTTCAGTAACATCCAACACTGGAGAACTGAACCTCCCTTTTGTGTCTGTATCTTTCAGATAGAAAACAGAAAGGCATGTTAGAGGTTGCTGAATAAAATACCGTGAAGCTTTACAGAGTGACATTGACCACATTTTACATTTAGAGGGCTAAGCCATCTAAAGCTATAGAAACATACCCACAGCTCCTGCTAATACTGACAGAGCTATATTTTAGGTGCTTCTGAGCACAGCACAACTTTTCACATTGTTATTAAAGGTCAGTTGAGTATTGTTCAGAGATACTTGAGAACCTTTACAAGGCAATGTTTATTAAGTAAAAGAGAtttaataaatcatcagaaaacatcacattaatgtggtgtttacattttttttaaataataatatgaataaaaataatgataaaaacgaaacacatcaaattattttatattttcttttttttcccgtGAATAAGTACATGAATAAAATAAACGTAAAACGTCAGCTGTAGACTAAGTTCGAAATATCCTCAAAATCATTTTTCTTCTTTAGTTTGTGACACAATTCTGTATCTATTAATCTAGAATAATTATACTAACGTATTTTTCAACTTTGCATATAGATATTTTCTTGTTATCTTCTTGTAatatatgtagcctacacaaattcatgcatacatttaattgtattcatctgaTCCCTAATGGAACATAAATCGAACGTAACGACGTAGTATTTTGTACTGAATAACAGGCTTATAAAAATGACTTACCATATCCTCGTTATGCTGTGACATTAATGGCCTATTTCATATGCAGAATCCATGTATGGTGAGCACAACTACACTAAATCAAAAATAGTGGTCGCATACTCCAGCTTTCATCTCTTTTtgttgttaagaaaaaaaaaacacttaacttTGGGTTAAGGTGGCACATAATTCAATATGATTTTAAACATCTCGTCTCCATGCAGACGTTTCTATAACTACAACACGAACCAGCATTTCCTAGCAATTATTCACACGCTATGCGTAGGCCATGTGCTGTctatatattaaaattgtattgtaGTTAgaccaatgtaaaaaaaaaaaagaaaaaaaaaaaggaagcagGAGTCAAGCACTTTTCCCACATTGAGTCCCGCATGGGATTCAAACAGGCTCGTTATCAGCCGGTCCACACGCTGAGGTTCCGTTTCAGAAACCCCAACCAGAGCGCCTGCCACTAACGAGGGCACAAAAACCTGCCAAATTCAACAAACCTTACACGTCATATTTGAATAAACGCTAATGAACCAAAGCAAATAAGGCTGAAGCACGTAGGAAAGGTCAGCTACACgaacaaaaatacagaacatAAAAACACTGAATGGATGTTGCATgcacataaacattattttaatttgagttatAAATGTGTCGGAAACGCTACGCATTTACGTAATTTTTGTGTTTATTAACTTAATTATTCAGTCTTTAATTGCGTGACAACTTAAATACCACAAGAAGCAAAATGCATCATCTCATTTGAAGACTGATTCGAAAAATTATTAGTAGCTATTAAATAGGCTACTGAAAATTTTCGTTATTTAAATAGATTATGAAAAAATGTCTTGTGCGTGCTATGGTAAAAGGTAAGTAAAGGACGTTCTATAAAGGAATTTTATTCTTTGCTTAACTTTATTGACCACAAAAAAGCCAGTTCAAGAACTGTAAAAGGAAAACGTTTCTTGATAAGAAGGTTCTTTGTTCCAAACTAGAACTTTAATTTTAACAAGAATACGCTAAAGGGAAtgcaattattactattataattatttcatttgcattactacatttatttatttattaaatagtgTATTATTTTTGTTCAGTTGAAATTGCTTTATTAGTGCATTTTGTTTGTAGcacttttttaatgaatctttctAAAATCCATTGTCCTGattaattttacaaaattatttccCCGGCATAACTGTATGCTTTTGAGCAAGCATGCATGGGACATATGCTTAAAACACATGTTTGGCCATTAATCAATTTCAGTTTTCCATCCTGTGATGTGAGTGGTGAATTGTTGACCAATAAAGCACTAATAATCACGCAGTGCAGACAGTACATCGCTTCACCCCTTGTTTCCTCCCCTTGGGTCTGTTTTAGCTATAACACCCTGATTAGCGCTGGTTCCTGCCTCACGGTGGTCATGACCCCGAAGTCATTTATATTAGAACTTCCATTTCACAAAATCATCATGCTCAGGAAATAACGCCCTCTCTGTTTCAACCGTGGCCAAACATTAAAGGATGCCAAGTAGCCTAAGAGCAGAGAGGTCTCTACTATAAAAACAACGTGTCCTACTTTGGCAAGCCGATTtagcatttatttcttaaaacgaacgtatgtttttatattagtagcctacttatttttttattattaataagcgATTATATTTTTTAGTTATTCTATCTTTATAATTGTTTCTTGTACATGTGTTTTGTCTATTTCTGCACATATCTTGTATgttatgattttttatatatgcatttttcatCAATCATTCTGATTTCCATTTCACTTGTTCATTCAATAATATAACCAGATGGTTAGATTGTAGCATTCCAATCAAAATAGTTACAATTAACTACATTTTTCTCTAACAAAGTGTAAttttataaatcacattttataggGATATCAATTTCAGCTATCAACTATTCTTTTCAAACAAGTTGTTTGGTCAATTGTGACTAATTGTATAGATTGGATTCAGTTCTATTAATAAAAATGCTCCTAGTAACAAAAATACTAGTTcgattaaattataaatgtagcctaaatgttaaaaaagcttgCCATAGCATTGGAAAAACTAAGTGTGGTACATCTGATTCAGCGCTAACTTACGCGTAATTTTGCGTATTTGCAGCACGCATTGTTAACAACTgggcatgaataataataaaaaaagaaaatactaacAAGTTACTATGTTTAACCAAAGTGAAGGGAAGTAACCCTCAAATGATGCTGTGGTAAGTAATGCCACACTCACATCCTCAAGCATTCCCAAAATGTTATTTCATCCTTTAACATTAATGGAGTACCATgcgtttttgaaaaataaatgtatgatatttaatatgaataagaATGAAAACTGATATTCTACGATAAAAGTACATTTCATTCTACATACCTTTAGTCAGAACACGCCCTGACAATCCAAATATCATCACAAATAATATATCGAACATTCTCTTGGTCTTGCTTGAGGTCCTTTGCTTGGATATGAACAACTATGAAGAAACACTGCAGATCCAATACTCCAGAGAATCACTGCACCTTTACAAACACCAAACTCCTCAACCCCTGCTTTCACATGGACTACAATCAACTTCGGTATCGTCTGGGGTATATGAACTCTTGAAGCCGGAGGACCACGCATGAATTCCAGTTAAACTCTTGTCCATTATCACCGCGGGCTGGGATTTATTCATTTCCCACTGCCACCGGGGCTTCCGTGACGCTCATCGACACACCCATCCCGCGCGACTGACGTGACCTACAGCCCGATGTACAGAACAGCTCAATCAAATcataaataaactaatttattGCGGTAAATCCAACGCTGTCTGAAGTTATCCCACCCTTGCAATCCTTAAAAGAGGAGTGTAAATCCATGAGGGGAACAACTGAGGGTTTTTTCAGAGAGACTAGGAGTGAGGAAAAATAGATACTAGTGAACATCAACGGAAATTTTGTTTATGCTGCTTGCACATTAACAATGCATAATATAGTAAAATAGGAAGTTAATACTAACGAACAGAAgagtaattaatataaaataacaccaAGGACATTTGCTCTAAAATACTGCTCTTTATGTTGTATCCTCCATTAAATTTCTGTAAAGTATCACCTTTGTCTCatatgtttctcctaaaattcctcAGGTGAAATAAAACGGACACAAGTGAGACAATTGTTGTCATACAAAATTCAATTAAGTTCATATAATTGGTCTTGGGAGAGAAAACTCAATTTGAACATTTAATCTTATTGCTGTCTAGGATAAACAACTGACTCGTTTGTGTTTTCATacatctaaaatatattatatacattaacCATGATTATATTCACATTAAATAAGAAAGAAACACGTTAGGCATGATTTACACTTCATTGAAACATGCAATATAAGAACAGATCACAGAGTGGAAGTAATGTAGCACCTCTTTTTAATATAATTCTATTTTTCATATATCTAATATAAAGTATCAACATTAGCTCAGTTTTGACATTTACATCTGGTTTTTCAGGGATACAGATCATAATGTGTGTGTAACTAAAGAAGTACTGAGTAAGATGTAATGTCAAATCATGACCAGCAGAGAGTCTGAAGGGCTGCTGCTGCTCTCGCCCAGTAAGGGAGAAGCCAATCATTTTTGTGATAACAAAAAACCctacaaaaacattaacaataatgACTAAACTTCATGTTGGTCATTATTTCTGACATGCAATCAGATTCACAGTTGAACATATTTGATAAGGACCATGAAGTGGAGGGGTTTATATCCTTCTTAAACAATGAAAGAAAAATCCTTtaacatgaatgaatgaaaactAATATTAAGCCACTGTATGCAAATAACACAAATCTTACCAAGAGAACTCTTTCCACTGCAAATAATCCCCTCAATCTCTACACTAGTAGTCCACTGTCGAGGCTTTACAGAATACAGTTGGTTTGTAGGTGGTTCTTATGAGTTTGGGGCATGAAGAGGGGAGTGAAGCTTCTGGAAGACCGTGGGTAGAGGTTTCAAACGCTGAGCAACAGGAATTGGTGGGAAATTGCTTCCGATGCAGAGGTGTTGATGTTTGATGTGTCTGGGCACCATGAGAGCTGGGCACCTCGATCACAAGCAACTGAGTTTGGGCCAATCACCCATTCTCtggtgtaaatatatgtgtgtgtgtgtgtgtgtgtgtaagtcacACCTGGCCTTTCGTCTGCTGGTGAATCCAGTCTGTGAACTTAATGACACGTGTGTAAACTCCAGGCCGGTTCTGTCGGGCACAGCCCTCACCCCAGCTCACAATGCCTGCTAGAAACCACCTCCGGCCACGTTCCAGACACACTAAAGGTCCC from Carassius carassius chromosome 35, fCarCar2.1, whole genome shotgun sequence encodes:
- the flt1 gene encoding vascular endothelial growth factor receptor 1 isoform X3, producing MFDILFVMIFGLSGRVLTKDTDTKGRFSSPVLDVTEKQLIIERNQTLQLNCRGRWELHWVLPSGVPKVYHGTQIEKTVCGKKNNQYCSRLTLSPALAQHTGSYRCRYRQKQRKQASVYVYIRDSQQPFVKMQSEIPDVVYMKEGEPLVFPCRVTNPDAKVLLVKESVSAFNFHRLAPDHRNIIWNSRHGFTIRSPTFFYIGLFSCETVVNGVKYSNKFLTHRPVNKILDVYLNSTGLVHTLQGQMLALNCTVTAAWNTRVSISWTYPQKANGSANIIRRISRSQTNMLFYSVLTIPRLSKADRGLYKCHVTSGPSKRETNTTVIVYDQPFIRLKHRDGPVVQASAGQKSFHLTPKLRAFPAPEVIWLKDGMIAAERCSRYNVDGFSLVIRDVAEEDAGIYTILTGIQQYGLYQNLTLTLVVNVKPQIGEKTVSSQQAGTVQRGSRQALHCTSHGVPPPQIQWLWHPCPPKGLSPARLA
- the flt1 gene encoding vascular endothelial growth factor receptor 1 isoform X5 — protein: MFDILFVMIFGLSGRVLTKDTDTKGRFSSPVLDVTEKQLIIERNQTLQLNCRGRWELHWVLPSGVPKVYHGTQIEKTVCGKKNNQYCSRLTLSPALAQHTGSYRCRYRQKQRKQASVYVYIRDSQQPFVKMQSEIPDVVYMKEGEPLVFPCRVTNPDAKVLLVKESVSAFNFHRLAPDHRNIIWNSRHGFTIRSPTFFYIGLFSCETVVNGVKYSNKFLTHRPVNKILDVYLNSTGLVHTLQGQMLALNCTVTAAWNTRVSISWTYPQKANGSANIIRRISRSQTNMLFYSVLTIPRLSKADRGLYKCHVTSGPSKRETNTTVIVYDQPFIRLKHRDGPVVQASAGQKSFHLTPKLRAFPAPEVIWLKDGMIAAERCSRYNVDGFSLVIRDVAEEDAGIYTILTGIQQYGLYQNLTLTLVVNVKPQIGEKTVSSQQAGTVQRGSRQALHCTSHGVPPPQIQWLWHPCPPKGLS
- the flt1 gene encoding vascular endothelial growth factor receptor 1 isoform X4; this encodes MFDILFVMIFGLSGRVLTKDTDTKGRFSSPVLDVTEKQLIIERNQTLQLNCRGRWELHWVLPSGVPKVYHGTQIEKTVCGKKNNQYCSRLTLSPALAQHTGSYRCRYRQKQRKQASVYVYIRDSQQPFVKMQSEIPDVVYMKEGEPLVFPCRVTNPDAKVLLVKESVSAFNFHRLAPDHRNIIWNSRHGFTIRSPTFFYIGLFSCETVVNGVKYSNKFLTHRPVNKILDVYLNSTGLVHTLQGQMLALNCTVTAAWNTRVSISWTYPQKANGSANIIRRISRSQTNMLFYSVLTIPRLSKADRGLYKCHVTSGPSKRETNTTVIVYDQPFIRLKHRDGPVVQASAGQKSFHLTPKLRAFPAPEVIWLKDGMIAAERCSRYNVDGFSLVIRDVAEEDAGIYTILTGIQQYGLYQNLTLTLVVNVKPQIGEKTVSSQQAGTVQRGSRQALHCTSHGVPPPQIQWLWHPCPPKGLPARLA